A window from Cryptomeria japonica chromosome 1, Sugi_1.0, whole genome shotgun sequence encodes these proteins:
- the LOC131050438 gene encoding aldehyde oxidase GLOX-like yields MKWVKRSVLRAVAWLVILAFCWGQTEANLQGSWKLLLENGGISSMHAVLLHTNRVLMFDRLDRGPSNITRTDPACTNVAWPLSFDSECWAHSVEYDIATNKVRPLHLVTDTWCSSGAILSDGTLLQTGGGGLGENTTRTFKPCSDHTCDWVESTTEKLSFKRWYASNQILPDNRIVVVGGRQSFSYEFVPKKKPHDFYDLNFLLQTTTNVIEENNLYPFVHLSSDGNLFIFANNESILVDYKTNQEIRRFPQMPGGGARNYPSTGSSVMLPLDFADNFARVEIMICGGTPLGNFIKADQQKVYLKGLNNCGRIEVTSENPVWQMENMLGPRLMADMIILPTGEILLINGAQQGSAGWQDARVPRLNPWLYRPAQPEGNRFTVLAPSSIPRMYHSTANLLPDGRILVAGSNPNDYYNFTDDVYSKTELRVEAYSPYYLDQQYDLVRPSIQFVGQFEAIPYASIFKVQFTVGGTLSQDLRFHAYAPPFNTHSVSMSQRMLSLAATPVAKENGLYSVFLMAPPTPVAAPSGYYLLYVVNGGIPSQGHWIRFV; encoded by the coding sequence ATGAAGTGGGTAAAGAGATCAGTCTTAAGGGCCGTAGCTTGGCTGGTCATACTTGCATTCTGCTGGGGGCAGACGGAAGCGAATCTGCAAGGGAGTTGGAAACTCTTGTTAGAAAACGGTGGAATATCGTCAATGCATGCGGTCTTACTCCATACTAACAGAGTTCTCATGTTCGACCGGCTAGACCGGGGCCCGTCCAATATCACCCGAACCGACCCGGCCTGCACTAACGTAGCCTGGCCTCTTTCTTTCGATTCGGAGTGCTGGGCGCACTCGGTGGAATACGATATTGCGACCAATAAAGTGAGGCCGCTGCACCTGGTCACGGACACATGGTGCTCTTCGGGTGCAATTCTCAGCGACGGGACTCTCCTCCAAACCGGAGGTGGTGGACTGGGTGAGAATACTACTCGCACTTTTAAACCATGCTCCGACCATACCTGCGACTGGGTTGAATCCACTACCGAGAAGCTGAGTTTCAAGAGGTGGTATGCCTCTAACCAGATCTTGCCTGACAATCGGATCGTCGTTGTGGGAGGCCGCCAGTCGTTTAGCTACGAATTTGTCCCCAAGAAAAAGCCCCATGATTTCTATGATCTTAACTTCCTTTTGCAGACAACTACTAATGTAATCGAGGAGAACAATCTGTACCCGTTTGTGCATCTGTCTTCAGACGGCAATCTGTTCATCTTCGCCAATAATGAATCCATTCTGGTGGACTACAAGACAAACCAGGAGATCAGACGTTTCCCACAAATGCCTGGAGGGGGCGCACGGAACTACCCGAGCACAGGCTCTTCAGTCATGTTACCGCTGGACTTCGCCGACAATTTTGCAAGAGTTGAGATTATGATCTGCGGAGGAACACCCTTGGGAAACTTCATAAAGGCGGACCAGCAAAAGGTATACCTCAAGGGTCTGAACAACTGCGGGAGAATTGAGGTCACCTCTGAGAACCCAGTGTGGCAGATGGAGAACATGCTCGGGCCCAGATTGATGGCCGACATGATCATTCTTCCCACGGGCGAAATTCTCCTAATCAACGGCGCACAACAGGGATCTGCCGGGTGGCAAGATGCGCGGGTGCCCAGGCTCAACCCGTGGCTCTACAGACCGGCACAGCCCGAGGGTAACAGATTTACTGTCCTGGCTCCCTCAAGCATTCCTCGAATGTACCATTCTACTGCAAATCTTCTTCCCGACGGACGGATCCTCGTGGCCGGAAGCAACCCAAATGATTATTATAACTTCACCGACGACGTATATTCCAAAACCGAGCTGCGCGTGGAGGCCTACAGTCCTTATTACCTGGACCAGCAATACGATCTGGTTCGACCCAGTATTCAGTTCGTTGGACAGTTCGAAGCGATCCCTTACGCATCCATATTCAAAGTTCAGTTCACAGTCGGTGGCACTCTAAGCCAGGACCTTCGTTTTCACGCCTACGCCCCTCCCTTCAATACCCACAGTGTTTCCATGAGCCAGAGAATGCTGTCGCTCGCTGCCACACCggttgcaaaagaaaatggactTTACTCCGTGTTCTTGATGGCTCCGCCGACCCCGGTGGCTGCTCCTTCTGGGTATTATCTGCTTTATGTTGTCAATGGAGGTATTCCTAGCCAGGGGCATTGGATTCGCTTCGTGTAA
- the LOC131858296 gene encoding disease resistance protein RUN1-like, which yields MASTSTSDCQSEIETTNAFDEIAPPSTSASATSSSTIKKPPCSVFINHRGPDVKETLAKAIYHALYVRGIAAFLDSEELDLGDKIPAALQKEMSSASLHVAIFSTGYADSPWCLAELSFMLTTGTPIIPVFYRVEPTDLRWVEKGKYADAFSKHQEKDRYSPEKIKEWKEALQEVSYYKGEIINTNDEEREKLKNVVNRVLKMMKESLSVEKYPVGLENAVMNLEKFVQESGNERSKVQIIGIWGMGGAGKTTLAKKFYNEKCSNVDSSSFVHNIRNAAAKNELHKKQKILLKDLGVANIPDFDDIEKGMEILSSRLRSICVLIILDDVDSLTQLDALLPMKDSLKRDSLILVTTRESEVLKHWSISSIYKIEPMDPIYAKELFCWHAFLQPSPSSGFEELATKFTKSCNGLPLSLKVLGSQLYCHSSKEVWEDLWNKISKILPRDIKNKLRVSYDALDDEEKQMFLDVACFFIGEDYMKAIVVWQESDWSGLYSWERLVNKCLVELDNDNCIKMHDHLRDLGREIANTQSPCRLWSPNQITTIQKQDQIRGMILNAANKEVHKLPDFLLNTRGPFLCFPSRTTRPFSLEIKVFLFEGDHRDKLPIAKFSRKLAWLSCTEIADRNLPLRVLELHDCGKLKGLWKDGPEAPKQLRVLIVDHCSKLRRIPKSIKLLKNLKQMSLIRSDNLKGLPEQFCCLESLEHLQLVWCRNLSSLPGCFGELRNLRHLNLSYSLELRMLPDSFKQLKLLQHLNLSGCSRLAIQRDIMENMTKLEYLNFNGCGDLKELPTHITNQINLRELYSECHSLRKLPMDIGQLSKLRVMKIASQQLIDLQTLEIGCSQLRVLDFGRGPSTSPLCHLEKIILFKTEVEKISIFEECCPHLKIFTVRVSSRLREVDALPTTVEKIEIEDCPELDTLPSFSKSASLKVLKLRKCNKMDKIEGLQHCSALQELVVENICWGVPVVESLQILGKKRAALEPSTPKIEKQKWPGEIIICAKAVPGTGSILNAPDFPNLSVLSFVNKDVPYVNSPNRCLWDAPLVDSRFPPLTVEARGKCSLDNENTTMLCLVINCVSQSMTLEIERRQPERFWQHAVEMEQGKWIWIGVFSPIRSGEKFCMWDSCISSSTQRSKVETGLLLKGEESNVVEAFNRIVARL from the exons ATGGCATCTACTTCTACCTCTGATTGCCAATCAGAGATTGAGACTACAAATGCTTTTGATGAAATTGCACCACCATCTACGTCTGCATCTGCAACATCCTCATCAACAATAAAGAAGCCGCCCTGTTCTGTATTTATCAATCATCGGGGCCCTGATGTGAAGGAGACGTTGGCCAAAGCTATTTACCATGCCCTTTATGTCAGGGGTATCGCAGCTTTTCTTGATTCCGAGGAGCTTGACTTGGGAGACAAAATCCCTGCAGCGTTACAAAAGGAAATGAGTAGTGCTTCCcttcatgtagcaattttctccaCCGGCTATGCAGACTCGCCCTGGTGTCTTGCGGAGCTTTCCTTTATGCTCACAACTGGCACACCTATTATTCCTGTTTTCTACCGTGTTGAACCCACCGATCTGCGATGGGTGGAGAAAGGAAAATATGCTGATGCCTTTTCTAAGCATCAAGAAAAGGATAGATACAGCCCAGAAAAGATCAAGGAATGGAAAGAGGCACTGCAGGAGGTCTCATATTACAAGGGTGAAATCATCAATACCAATGA TGAGGAACGAGAAAAGTTGAAGAATGTTGTAAATCGGGTATTGAAAATGATGAAAGAATCATTAAGTGTAGAAAAATATCCTGTGGGTCTAGAAAATGCGGTGATGAATCTTGAAAAATTTGTACAGGAATCTGGAAACGAGAGAAGTAAAGTTCAAATTATTGGAATTTGGGGCATGGGTGGTGCTGGAAAAACCACACTTGCAAAAAAGTTTTATAATGAAAAGTGTTCCAATGTTGATAGTTCTAGTTTTGTTCATAATATTAGAAACGCTGCAGCAAAAAATGAGTtgcataaaaaacaaaaaattttgTTGAAGGACCTTGGTGTTGCCAATATACCAGATTTTGATGATATAGAAAAAGGTATGGAGATTCTCTCTAGCCGATTGAGATCTATTTGTGTACTTATCATCTTGGATGATGTGGATTCTCTAACTCAATTAGATGCTTTGCTACCCATGAAAGATAGCCTTAAACGAGATAGTTTGATCCTTGTTACAACACGGGAAAGCGAAGTCCTTAAACATTGGAGCATCTCTTCCATTTATAAAATAGAACCAATGGATCCTATTTATGCCAAAGAACTTTTTTGCTGGCATGCATTTTTACAACCCTCTCCAAGCTCAGGATTTGAAGAACTTGCTACAAAGTTCACAAAATCTTGCAATGGACTTCCTTTGTCTTTAAAGGTACTTGGAAGTCAGCTTTATTGCCACTCTAGCAAAGAAGTTTGGGAAGATCTATGGAATAAGATCTCTAAAATATTGCCTCGTGATATAAAAAATAAGCTGCGAGTGAGCTATGATGCATTAGATGATGAAGAGAAACAAATGTTCTTAGATGTGGCTTGTTTTTTTATTGGAGAAGATTACATGAAAGCTATTGTCGTATGGCAAGAATCAGACTGGAGTGGTTTGTACAGCTGGGAAAGACTTGTGAATAAATGTCTTGTCGAACTTGACAATGACAATTGTATAAAAATGCATGACCACCTAAGAGATTTAGGAAGGGAAATTGCAAATACTCAATCACCATGCCGTCTATGGTCTCCGAATCAGATTACAACCATTCAGAAACAAGACCAG ATTCGAGGAATGATATTGAATGCTGCAAATAAGGAGGTGCATAAACTTCCTGATTTCCTCTTAAATACAAGAGGACCTTTCCTTTGTTTTCCCTCAAGAACAACAAGACCTTTCTCTCTTGAAATAAAAGTATTTTTGTTTGAAGGGGACCACAGGGACAAATTACCCATtgccaagttttcaagaaagttgGCGTGGCTTAGCTGTACTGAAATTGCTGATAGAAATCTTCCTTTAAGAGTTTTAGAATTACATGATTGTGGGAAGTTAAAAGGCTTGTGGAAGGATGGGCCGGAA GCTCCGAAGCAGTTAAGAGTGTTGATTGTCGATCATTGCTCTAAATTACGTAGAATTCCAAAGTCCATAAAACTCCTCAAGAATTTGAAACAGATGTCCCTGATTAGGTCCGACAACTTAAAGGGTCTTCCAGAGCAATTTTGTTGTCTTGAATCGCTGGAGCATCTGCAGTTAGTATGGTGTAGAAACCTATCCTCTCTGCCTGGATGCTTTGGTGAATTGAGAAACCTTCGACATCTAAATTTGAGTTATTCTTTGGAATTGAGGATGTTGCCGGATTCATTTAAACAGCTGAAGTTGCTGCAGCATCTTAATTTATCTGGGTGTTCTAGGCTGGCTATACAACGAGACATCATGGAAAACATGACAAAGTTGGAGTATTTGAATTTCAATGGTTGTGGCGACTTGAAAGAGTTGCCTACTCACATCACAAATCAGATCAACTTGAGGGAGCTATATTCAGAGTGTCACTCTTTAAGGAAGCTCCCAATGGACATTGGTCAACTCAGCAAGTTGAGAGTGATGAAGATTGCATCACAA CAACTGATTGATCTTCAAACTCTGGAAATTGGCTGTTCCCAACTCAGGGTATTGGATTTTGGGAGGGGGCCATCTACTTCTCCGTTGTGCCACCTAGAGAAGATAATTCTATTCAAGACAGAAGTGGAGAAGATTTCAATTTTTGAAGAATGTTGTCCACACCTGAAAATTTTTACAGTTCGGGTCAGTTCCCGTTTAAGGGAGGTCGACGCCCTACCAACAACAGTGGAGAAAATAGAAATTGAGGACTGTCCAGAATTAGATACGCTTCCAAGTTTTTCAAAATCAGCTTCTCTGAAAGTACTTAAACTAAGAAAGTGCAACAAAATGGACAAGATAGAAGGTTTACAGCACTGCTCAGCATTGCAGGAGTTGGTGGTAGAAAATATTTGCTGGGGGGTGCCGGTTGTAGAGAGTTTGCAAATCCTAGGAAAGAAAAGAGCAGCTCTTGAGCCTTCCACTCCAAAGATAGAG AAACAGAAGTGGCCAGGAGAAATAATAATATGTGCAAAAGCAGTCCCTGGTACGGGGTCAATTTTAAACGCTCCGGACTTTCCCAATCTCTCTGTCCTCTCCTTTGTGAACAAGGACGTCCCTTATGTGAATTCTCCTAACAGATGCTTGTGGGATGCCCCCTTGGTGGATTCCCGGTTCCCTCCCTTAACAGTGGAAGCGCGAGGAAAGTGTTCGTTGGACAATGAGAATACCACAATGCTATGTTTAGTTATCAATTGTGTCTCTCAAAGTATGACATTGGAGATCGAGCGAAGGCAGCCTGAAAGGTTTTGGCAACATGCAGTTGAGATGGAACAGGGTAAATGGATATGGATAGGTGTCTTCTCACCCATAAGGTCTGGAGAGAAATTCTGCATGTGGGATTCCTGCATCTCTTCTTCAACTCAACGCAGTAAAGTGGAAACGGGATTGCTATTGAAGGGAGAAGAATCTAATGTTGTGGAGGCTTTCAACCGCATAGTAGCACGTCTGTGA